In Flavobacterium enshiense, the genomic stretch GGCGCTTGATAACTACCGGACGTTCTTTTTTATAAACCAATGGGATAGAGTCGCGCAAGTCCACGACATAATAGCTCATCTTATCAGGCTGATAGATGAATACTTTTAAATCGTTGGGCGCTGTTTTATTTTGAAGTAAGGTAAACGGTTTTCCGATTCGGATGTTGCGGACATCGAAAGAGTCTTTTACTTTTTCGTTGATTTCATGCACCTTAGCAGCATCAAACCCTTGTTCGCTTAATATTTTCCCGAAACTGTCACCCGATTGAACTGTATCGTGAACGACTTTAAAATCATTTAATTTGAATCCGAATTCAATAACAATCTTCTCTTTCGGGGCTTCGGCTTTTTTTGTTCCTTCTTTTTCTTCTTTTTTGTTACAAGCAAATAATATTAATGATAATAATATGATTGTGACGTATCTCAATTTTGTTGGTTTAGGTTGGTTACTTTTTTATTCTCCCCATTTATCCAATTCTTCTTTCGTCCAAAGTTCGGGAAAAAATATCCTTCTTTGGTATTTTGGCAACATATATTTTTTCCAGTCACTTCCTCCGGTGGCTTCATGAGCTCCAGGAACACTCTCAATATACTTCACTGCAGCATTGTAATGACCCATAACCCAAGTGATGTTTACCGTTTTATCATAGTGACGCATAGCGGCAATCAGATCGGCATTTTTCTGATCTTCTTCCGGCAATTGCTTGAATTTCTGCCAAAGGTTTTTCTGGTTGTATTCTTCCATGAAAGCAAGAAATTCAGCTTTGTATTTCTTCTCAAACCCTTTTAACAGATAAGACTTTTCACCCGTAGCATAATCTTTTCCTCCTGCCTGCCAGTACAAATGCTCCATGGCATGTTCGTAGTGCGTATTACGATCAATGGTAGCTCTGAAACGGTGATCTATAAGATTGATTAAATCCGTTGAAGCAAATTCAATCAAACGGTATTGGGCACTTTGGAAACCACTGGCTGGTGTTAATGTGTTTCGGAATTTTAAATACTGCTCCACTTCCATTCCGTCCCCCATAATATCAAAAGAGGTGGTAAGCATGTTGAAATAACGACTGATTCTGTGAAGACGTTCTGCAAAAAATGAGGTAGTCAACGTT encodes the following:
- a CDS encoding tryptophan 2,3-dioxygenase family protein; its protein translation is MEITPEIQNKLDQIDAKFQAINQKTETHLEGLLWAKPITYWDYIQTDALLNLQIQRTTLPDEMVFIMYHQVNELLFKMILWEIEQVSNATTLTTSFFAERLHRISRYFNMLTTSFDIMGDGMEVEQYLKFRNTLTPASGFQSAQYRLIEFASTDLINLIDHRFRATIDRNTHYEHAMEHLYWQAGGKDYATGEKSYLLKGFEKKYKAEFLAFMEEYNQKNLWQKFKQLPEEDQKNADLIAAMRHYDKTVNITWVMGHYNAAVKYIESVPGAHEATGGSDWKKYMLPKYQRRIFFPELWTKEELDKWGE